The nucleotide window CCCCCCAGTGCGTGGCCCCACATGTCcagtaccccccccccccttgcgCGGGGAAGCCACGCGAGCTCCTCATTGTCGCTGCCTAATCCTTAACCACGTGTGGCGGGGGACAGCGGCGAGTAGCCGCGCCGGCGGGTGAGGTCGtggatgccgctgcgtcggagcgacccgCGGCGGAGAACGCGTTGGTGCCATCCACATGATGGGCAGGGGTGTGAGCGTGACTCGAATGTGTCTCGCACCCGGCCCCCGCTGcccggtggtggtggaggggggagcctGTGTGAGACCCGAGCGGGATGCCACGGGGCGACCGGCatatgggggagggagtgtgGTGGGGAGCGCTCGAGGCAAGGGCTGTGCAGCCATGGCGCTGTCGGCGCCGTGCTGTACCGCTGCTTTGCGCCACGCGATGTGCGTGTGACAGGGCGTGAGGCGGGGCGGAGTTTGGGCTCAGGCTGTGTcgcagaggagggagacacTGAAAGTGGAAGAGGCGTCGTAGTTTACTCTTGTGTCAGTTTATGCGAGTTTAttttctgtgtgtgcgtagcGACGAAAGGATGCACACTTTATGGAGCTGTAAGCGGTTCAACTTGTGGGTCTCCttgtggggagaggggaggagggaggggagggacgCTCTTTATCTCTGATGTATACCGCCGCGTTCTcgttgcttttttttttgcaatTTATGTTTTGACTTCAACTACCCTCCACGCCGTATTCTTCTTTTTGCTTCATTCGGGACACTGCAGGGTCAATTCTCAGccgttctcttcttttccttcttaTTCACGCCACTGTTCACGTTTCCTGTTACCGTTTATCCATGCTGTAGTGCACTCTGCAGGCGAGCCTGGAAATCATTATTTGTCAGTCAGAGCCACGTTGGGTTTTGTGGGATCCAGAAGGTTGCCGTCAAGGTAGCCATAACAGCGACCCTGTTCAAACCCTGTCCCCGCTCTTCAGCCCCAACTGGCGTGAACGTCGTGGAGGTACTGGCAGCCGTAGTTTCTTTATCCTGATAAGCAGCAGAGCTATAGAGGAAGCGGCGTATACGCTAGTTGAGGAAAGAGGCCGTGGAAGAGCGAATAAGAAGAAAAGTAGCGGGGAAGCACGAGAAAGGATTTCCGTACTCGTGATAGTGATGTGGGGTATGTGGATGCTTCACCGGATGTGACAGTTAGAGACCTGCTGCTCTCACTTCTCCTCTCATGTGCTTGTCTGCTGAAATTCTCTATAAAAGACTCCTTTTTGGCGACCATCGgttcccttctttttcttttttccccttttcgttAGCCTTGGCGAAAGGCGAAGCCCTGGGCTGCCTGCAACTCCAGTGGCTCAGCACCACTCTTCTCTTGCGCTTCGGACTCACTGTGTACCTGTATCCGTGCTGCTTTGCCTCCCTTTATCTCATTTCCTTTGGGCATTCTGGTGTGCAACGCGCTGTCCTCGCTTCTTATTGTCTGCGATCACAGATCATTTTAGTAGACGTTCAGCAGCTCTCCGGAGgggtgtgcgctgctgttgctcacCACGTAGGTGCTGTAAGCTGAATTTCAGTGCGAAGACTTGATTATTACGGCACTAGGGCGCTTCCGGCACGCACTGTCTTTTTGTTTCCTGTTTAATGTGCACAGCTCTAGCTGCAAATGCCATCCGTGTACGCTTGGTACGCACCCCTCTCTAACGTGCTCTCTCGTATTCCCTCTCGACTTTCTACGTTTGTCTTCACGTTCGAGGACCGTGGTACGACACACTGCTCACACCGTCACATGCCGCTGTTCGCTTGTCGTCGGCAGTTCGTCCTGCACAAGTCAGTAAGTTCTATTTGTCCCAGCTTGGTAAGCGGCTTGACGCTCACCTTTCTCAGCTCACACTTGCTCTGTtatcgttttttttccttgttGCGTTTCTTCTCCGAACGTCTCGTTCTGTTTTACCCCCATGTCGTCGGAGGAGGTCGTCTTTGAGGATGCCGTTGTGGCGTCTTCTGAGGCAGCACCATTCAAGAAGGACTTGCTCGAAGCGCTGCCTCAGAGGACATCTCGGGCAAGCGCGAAGCACCGGATCTACCTCATGGTGGTGGGCGTGCTAATCCTCGTTGTACCACTCTACTTATGGAAGAGTTTTGGCACGATACGCATTGCGGAGAAGGCCCCGCAGTCTGGAGTGATCCCATCACCCAGTGAATTTGACGTCCACGAGCTGATCCGTGAGTTGAACATTGGCGGTAAGAAGGTCTACATCTCCGACCTCATTACTGGAGCAGCCGACGGCTGCGCGCTTGAGGTACCTGCGCTGCCTAAGGGACGACAAACAGTGGTGACGTTTAAGACTAAGGAGAATACAGAGCGCCAGGCGGTGCTCTACGTGCCGGATAGTTACCCCACAGCGGTGGACGGCCGAGAACCACGGCGGGTTGCTATTATGGTACTCTTTCATGGTCTGAATGATAACTGCAAACACTTCCTGGACGCCACCGGTTTCATGTCCTACGCAGACCGCGACGGATTTCTGATTGCAAGCGTGTGCGGCTCTGTGGGTATCTTGGGTACCGGCTGGAACGCGGGCATGTGCTGCGGCTTCTTATGCGACAAGCCCGACGACGTGGCGCTAGCAAAGCAGGTGGTGACAGAACTTTCGCGAAGCATGTGCATTGATCAAAATCGTGTAATGGCCGTCGGATTCAGCAATGGCGCCATGCTTTCGGAGGTGCTGGCGTGCAATGAACCTGACACGTTTCGCGTTGTTGTCTCCGTCGCCGGTGTTGTTGAGATGCGCCCAGGAAACGCTGCTGGGATTGCCGCCTGCACAGCTACCCTCGAGAAGGCCTCGTCGACGTCGCGCGCAAGTGTGCTGATGGTGCACGGTACCGCGGATCCCGTGGTGCCATGGGGTGGTAACAAACTGCTTGGATTTCCACCAATAGTGTGGAACTtggaggggtggagagagcgaaaTGGGTGTACGGAGGAGACGAAAACAACCATTTCCACCGACACTTACACGAACATGATCTACGCCCAGTGCACCGTGCCGGAGAACGTGAGGACGCGTAAGACGCCAAGTGGTGAGGGTGTGGAACTGTCGACCTGTTTTAAGGATGAGGCCTCACCAGACATGGTTCCTGGGAAGAGTAAGGCTGAGAATGCACGACTTGCGGAAGAAAATGTAGCGCCACCAGGTCGCGAACGTGTCGACTCACGCATGAACCTTGGGGATATCAGCGCCACACAGGAAGGTAGGCGGCGCATGACTCAACCCATGGATGAGCACTCCTCTGGAGATAAAGGCTTTCAGAAGCGAGGCTGCCAGAAGGCCGGGTATGCGAATGCGCAGGTGAACGACGGTGGTAGGGGAGAGGTTCACAACCAAGGCACGACGAGGAACAGAACTGTGAGCACAGATTTCTCTCCACAACCCAACCTGCACCGGCGCGCGAATGAGAAATTGTCAAAGGATGTGCTGCGCAGGTACACTGATGGTTATCGCTGTTCACCGCAAAATCTTTCCTTCGACTCCGTTCCCAAGCAGAACTGGGAGGTGCCGGTGCAACGCGACAACGTACCACCTGGGCATGACGGTAGGAGTCAGGTGGAGCTGGTCCGCGTGGAGGGTGGACTTCACACCTGGCCGCGGGACGAGGAGTTCTCGACGACGGACTACATTTACGAATTTGGAATTCGCATCTTTGGCGGTTACAATTGATGGGGAGCCAAGACAACGCACACAGGagctcccctctctctcactctttttttttggagggGTGTCTCTGCTCTGTGTTGTTCTGTTGCTTGCATCTCTCTTCAGGCATACTGCTCCTTCTTCGATGCGTCGAGGATAAAGGCACGTTTTCCGTCCTTTGACGAGGTGAAATGGTGGtatccttttttttgctgaAATTCCCCGCTCGCTTTTCCTTGTATAGGGTCTTTCCTGtgtccttccttctctcctccacactccctcttctttgTCCGATTGCCTCAGGGAACGTGGGAGCGGGCAGGACGGCAGTCAGGTAACGGCAAAGCACACATGAGCACTACGCCTACAGCGATGGAAAGACAGGCGATGCCCTCCTAGTGTTGAGTacaacgaagaaaaaaaacgtcCCTttgcccccctccacctccttttTATCCTACTGCCCCTTTTTTGCGCTCTTGTGTTTTGCTACCATCATCATGCTTCTCCCCGCTGCGACGTGCGTGGTCCAAGGCGACAACTACAGATGCTGTCCGAAGGTGTTATGATTTTCAACAGCCGTCTGTTATCATTGCTTTTAAGATtaccctcccctctcctgcACTGCGCTTCTGGTGACTTTTTTTTGGTGCTGCACTTTTCAGTTGTCCTCCACAGGACTATTTCCCTATCGCTATTGCTTGGTGAGTGGCTGACTGGATCTTGCGACGTAAGGTACAGAGCTTTGACCAATATACGGATAAGAAACAGCGAAGGAacgatatatatatatatatatatatatacgtatcgctctctctctttataGAGAGATATTTAGGGACTGCACGTTGAGTATTTCTTTTTCCTCACACCACTTTGCGTGGGAGCTATGCTGGAGAGTGTAGACACGCGCGCTCGcgtttcccctccctctctgtgctcttGCATTGTGTGTTACCTAGTAGATGATGGCCACGGAAGAAAAAGTGCTTCAAAGTTTTCAATTCCCCGAGATTTGCTCGGAAGCTCTGAGCAAATAAGCATGCGTGTCCCTCTCGCCATGATGGTTTCGTTTTTTATCggcttgctctctctcgtgtttttttttttgcggctTCTTGGCTTTGGTCCCTTTTGGCGTCACAACGCAGAATAATCCTTCTCTTCGCCGCTCCCGCTCGCTTCGATGCTCCCTGACCGAAGCCAAACGAGTTACTCATCTTGAAGCGGCACATCTAtactgacacacacacgcgcacacaggtGAACCTTTGCAGTTGTTTGTTGTATTACACGCCACGTCTTCTCCATCAATTGTTCACACAAGCACAAGCAGAGCTcaacctcctccctttttcccGGCGTTGCTccagagaagaaaacacaaTTGTATACGAAATGCCAAAGTCGAAGCGCGCTAAAATTGTCTCGCTCACGAAGACTCAGGCAAAGACGCGCGCAGACAAAGACAAACTGATTGAACGCATCCGCCAAGCCCTGGAGGACTACACTGATGTGTACACTTTTCAGCTCCACAACATCCGCACTAACATACTGCAGCTGATTCGCGAGGAGCGTGCCGAAGACAGCCGCATCTTCCTAGGAAACAACAAACTTATGATGATCGCCATCGGCCGCGATGAGAAGAGTGCGCAGAAAGAGAACTTGCACAAGCTGTCACCGTTTCTGACTGGATTGTGTGGGTTGTTCTTCACAAACCTCAGCAAGAAGGAGGTAAAGGAGTACTTCGCGACTGTTGGTGCGCCAGTCTACGCTCGCACTGGGCAGACAGCAACTGAATCGCTCCTGCTCAAGGCAGGTCCGCTGCCGCAGTTTCCGCACAGCATGTTTGACCACCTCGCCAAGCTTGGTCTTCCTATCAAGTTGGACCGTGGGGTTATTGTGCTGCTACAAGATACCACCGTGTGCGAGCCGGGTGATACGCTTAGCGCGGAGGCCGCTCAGCTTTTGAAGCTCTTTGGGGTGGAGTGTGCTGAGTTCAAGATTGACCTGACAGCGCACTGGACAAACGGCGTGGCGAAGAAAGTGATTCATAGCGCGTCAAGTAAACGTCAAAAGTAGCGGGCGCATGTCTGTCAGGCAGCGTAGTTGCGCAGAGGTGGGATGAGAACACATGCCACTACTCTTGTTGTCATCCCGAGTTGTTGGAGGAATGAGGCGAATGAGCAGCGAAGGTCACGGCGGTGGTCGCTGAAGGAATggttctcctccaccgcatGAAGAATGTCGTTTCATCAAAGCTGCAACTCcatctcgctctcgctgtcGCTCTGCCTCATTCTTGCTCTAGATTTTTGTAGGTTTGGGTTTCTCTGTGACTGAAGCCTAACTGTTAATGCTGGTTCCTTCTCCCTGCTGAGAAGGTTAAAAAGCGAATAAGCGTGTcacgtttctctctttcgctgtgtatgtgtgtatgcgctTTTCCTTTAGGTTCTGTGATGAGCAAATTACCGATCCTCAGGAAGGGAGACACTTAAAGCGAACGCGTTCAAGTACCTCTATCCAGTACACCActcttcaccttctcttcaGGGTAGCGTAGTGCTGCTTACAGAGACGGTTTATACTAACACCAGGAATACTTTCTGGCGATTTGCTGAGGTGTCGTGGAATGACGACAGCGCTCCAAAGGACTTGGGCACATGGCAAGGAGTAGGCGTGCCTTTGTGCGCCACAAGACTCCTACGTACTGTTGAACCGCTGACATCCTCACACCCCGTGCATCGATGTTGCTCATTTTTCCCTCTTTatgcttctcttcttcatgttctccccattctctctctttatactcatctttctctccctgACCCTCTCTATTACTGAGCTTTGTCATGCCGGACTGATCTCTAGCCTTTCATTCTTTCGgtgtgtggggaagggggagtgaCGGACACTACCTCTATTGAAGTctaccctctctctctctgtttgaCTCCCCACTTTCTTTAGGTAAACTAATCAAAGTGCCTTCTTAGTGGCACGGGTGGCTCATTTGTGGTTGACTTTGCTGAACGAAGCGAGCAAGTGCCCCTCTATTCATGCTAGCGTTCTCCAGTGCAGCGCGCCTCAGCACCGATCGTGCCACTAGAGAactttttgtgtgtgtgtgtgtgtatgtgcctCGAAGCTGTGGTAGAAGAGAATGACATCAGTTGAGGCGCGGGATGCAGTAAAGCAGTATGAGCTGCGCCACAACGTCTTGCTGCAGAGTATTCTCCCCGGGGGCCTCCTCTCGTCTTTCGAACTGAAGGAGCGCTGTGATGCCCTCTTGGTGCCGCGCCAGATCTCGCTCGAAGTGATGCATATCGCACCCTATTTCCTAGCTACTGCACGGCGCCCATCTTTCGTGTCAAGCACCAAAGCTGCGCCGACGCTCGCTGCACTCTTTGGTGAGAAAGAAGACCTACCAGAGCAATGCAGTTCTTCCAACCAAGAGACTGAGGCCACGGGTGATGCGGCGACCACGGCAGTAGTGACGTTTCCACCAGAGAAGACTGACGCTTTCAGGGCTGCCCTCGCCCGGTTTCTCGAGTATCACCTCCTGCACTTTGACAGTTTGGGGAACTCTGAGTTCACCAACCTCAGCGGCCAGCGCGGTACCTTTACCGAGGACCTGAACCATGTCCAGCGCTTTGGCCACTTAGGCCAGGTTGCCGTCCTTGCGTATGCTGATGCGCTGCGACCGAAGAGCAGCGCTATTGACACTGACGGTCACGCACCGGCGGGGGGCGATTGT belongs to Leishmania braziliensis MHOM/BR/75/M2904 complete genome, chromosome 36 and includes:
- a CDS encoding putative 60S acidic ribosomal protein — its product is MPKSKRAKIVSLTKTQAKTRADKDKLIERIRQALEDYTDVYTFQLHNIRTNILQLIREERAEDSRIFLGNNKLMMIAIGRDEKSAQKENLHKLSPFLTGLCGLFFTNLSKKEVKEYFATVGAPVYARTGQTATESLLLKAGPLPQFPHSMFDHLAKLGLPIKLDRGVIVLLQDTTVCEPGDTLSAEAAQLLKLFGVECAEFKIDLTAHWTNGVAKKVIHSASSKRQK